A single region of the Cinclus cinclus chromosome 10, bCinCin1.1, whole genome shotgun sequence genome encodes:
- the COMMD2 gene encoding COMM domain-containing protein 2 isoform X1 — MLLVLSAEHRAHLGCLPRAGGPALGELGRLALEQLRRGAAPRACETAARKLNIGVDIIEHGVEGLVYLLTESSKLMISEVDFQDSIHVLGFSDELNKSLLQLYLDNRKEIRSILGELAPRLPSYHSLEWRLDVQLASRSLRQQIKPAVTMKLHLNQNEDQTAQVLQTDPATLLHLIQQLEQALGEMKMNHCRRIVRNMK, encoded by the exons ATGCTGCTGGTGCTGTCGGCGGAGCACCGGGCACACCTGGGCTGTTTGCCGCGGGCCGGCGGCCCAG CCCTCGGCGAGCTGGGGCGGCTGGCGCTGGAGCAGCTGCGGCGGGGAGCGGCACCGCGGGCCTGCGAGACCGCCGCCA gaaagcTGAACATTGGTGTAGACATCATTGAGCACGGGGTAGAAGGACTAGTTTATCTTCTTACTGAGAGTTCCAAGCTTATG ATTTCTGAGGTTGACTTCCAAGATTCCATTCATGTTTTGGGATTCTCAGATGAATTGAACAAATCCTTGCTTCAGCTGTACCTTGACAACAGGAAAGAGATCAGGAGCATTCTTGGAGAGCTGGCACCAAGGCTTCCCAGCTACCACAGTCTGGAGTGGAGACTGGATGTGCAG CTTGCAAGCAGAAGTTTGAGACAACAGATCAAGCCTGCTGTGACTATGAAGCTACATCTTAACCAAAATGAAGATCAAACTGCCCAGGTGTTGCAAACTGACCCTGCTACCCTTCTCCACCTTATCCAGCAACTGGAGCAAGCATTAGGGGAGATGAAGATGAACCACTGCAGAAGAATAGTGCGCAACATGAAATAA
- the COMMD2 gene encoding COMM domain-containing protein 2 isoform X2 codes for MLPRFSTALGELGRLALEQLRRGAAPRACETAARKLNIGVDIIEHGVEGLVYLLTESSKLMISEVDFQDSIHVLGFSDELNKSLLQLYLDNRKEIRSILGELAPRLPSYHSLEWRLDVQLASRSLRQQIKPAVTMKLHLNQNEDQTAQVLQTDPATLLHLIQQLEQALGEMKMNHCRRIVRNMK; via the exons ATGTTACCTCGCTTCAGCACAG CCCTCGGCGAGCTGGGGCGGCTGGCGCTGGAGCAGCTGCGGCGGGGAGCGGCACCGCGGGCCTGCGAGACCGCCGCCA gaaagcTGAACATTGGTGTAGACATCATTGAGCACGGGGTAGAAGGACTAGTTTATCTTCTTACTGAGAGTTCCAAGCTTATG ATTTCTGAGGTTGACTTCCAAGATTCCATTCATGTTTTGGGATTCTCAGATGAATTGAACAAATCCTTGCTTCAGCTGTACCTTGACAACAGGAAAGAGATCAGGAGCATTCTTGGAGAGCTGGCACCAAGGCTTCCCAGCTACCACAGTCTGGAGTGGAGACTGGATGTGCAG CTTGCAAGCAGAAGTTTGAGACAACAGATCAAGCCTGCTGTGACTATGAAGCTACATCTTAACCAAAATGAAGATCAAACTGCCCAGGTGTTGCAAACTGACCCTGCTACCCTTCTCCACCTTATCCAGCAACTGGAGCAAGCATTAGGGGAGATGAAGATGAACCACTGCAGAAGAATAGTGCGCAACATGAAATAA